The Metabacillus sediminilitoris genome window below encodes:
- the rbfA gene encoding 30S ribosome-binding factor RbfA, with product MSLRANRVGEQMKKELGDIIGRKIKDPRIGFVTVTDVSVSGDLQIAKVFISVLGDEEQRQNTLKGLAKAKGFIRSEIGQRIRLRKTPEIQFEFDESIDYGNRIETLIHELNVQNKEEE from the coding sequence ATGAGCTTAAGAGCAAACCGTGTCGGTGAACAAATGAAGAAAGAGCTTGGAGATATAATTGGTCGAAAAATTAAAGACCCTCGTATCGGCTTTGTTACCGTGACAGATGTAAGTGTATCAGGTGATTTGCAAATTGCAAAAGTGTTTATCTCTGTTTTAGGTGATGAAGAACAAAGACAAAACACGCTTAAAGGTTTAGCAAAGGCAAAGGGATTTATACGTTCCGAAATCGGTCAACGTATCCGCTTAAGAAAAACGCCTGAAATTCAATTCGAATTTGATGAATCAATTGATTATGGAAATCGAATTGAAACACTTATTCATGAATTAAATGTTCAAAATAAAGAGGAGGAATAA
- a CDS encoding DUF503 domain-containing protein, which yields MIGYVDCECFIYDSQSLKEKRAVLQRVQTRIKQKFNVSISEIDFQDTWQRTKLGIVAITSSKVQTEKELQNVLQFIDSFPEIERTVTSFEWF from the coding sequence ATGATTGGATATGTTGATTGTGAATGCTTTATCTATGATTCACAGTCATTAAAAGAAAAAAGAGCCGTTTTACAACGTGTTCAGACAAGAATTAAACAAAAATTCAATGTTTCAATCTCAGAAATTGATTTTCAGGATACATGGCAACGTACAAAATTAGGTATAGTTGCCATTACTTCCTCGAAAGTTCAAACAGAAAAAGAATTGCAAAATGTTTTGCAGTTTATTGATTCATTTCCAGAGATTGAACGAACAGTGACATCGTTTGAATGGTTTTAA